gaccttggatgcaactgtgctcttatacccatatcagctagatcttgacgggtattcaagccatccttcgtcttgccttgaatgttaaggagcgtcccaatcacactgtcacaaacatttttctccacatgcataacatcaatacaatgtctaacgtcaagatcacaccagtacggaagatcaaagaaaatggacctcttcttccatatgcaactctgacttttatccttcttttgggtcttcccaaatacaatgttcaggtgttgaacccgctgatatacctgctcaccagtcaacggtatcggcgcaatatcatgctcttgacttccattaaaagcttttctcagtcgtctgtaaggatgattgggtgttagaaagcggcaatgcctactgtagactgtttttctcccatgttccagttgtatgtaacttgtattttcttcacagatggggcatgcatgatgacccttaacactgtaaccgctgagatttccatatgctggaaagtcattaatggtacaaaaaagcattgcacgcatttcaaacgtctccttgcaaaacgcatcaaacactacaaccccctcgtcccacaactttctcagatcttcaaccaacggacttagataaacgtcaatgtcatttcctggctgtcttgggcccgatatcatcatacacaacatcatgtattctcgcttcatgcacaaccaaggaggcaaattgtaaattactagcagaactggtcatgaactgtgttgagtgcttaaggtgccatatggattcattccatcactggctagtccaagtctaagatttcttggctcattcccgaaatccggatacaaaccatcaatcttcttccactgggagcaatcagccggatgacggaccattccatcagaaatccttccatttgcatgccatgtaaggtcttttgcgtcgtcctcgttagcaaacagacgcttaaaccttggaatgattggaagataccacaaaaccttcactggggggcccttgttggagttttcatcagaattgctttcctcttcatccttcactttgtaccgtgaagtcccatagacagggcatttggacatttcttggaattcatgcctttAGAgcatgcaatcattggggcaagcatgaatcttctgatactccatacccatcggacacaatatctttttcaccttatagtaacttttaggcagcgtgttgtcctctggaagcagattgtgcactacctgaagcagtgaggtgaaacttttgtcactccacccatacctggccttcacattaaccagacttaacacagcAGACAatagggttaaggaattcttgcagcctgcatacaaaggcttctttgaatcactctgcaatccttcatacacaggggtgTGTGCTTGTTGAAaacactcttgtccaaggtcacgaatcatgtcttccaagcgatctcccatttctacatcaaacggttcagattgggacccagtatgcatgtcagtcacttcaccatgccatatccacatcgtgtaattcttcttcatcccatcacacaatagatggtcccgtatgtcgtCAAGTAGTtttcgtcttccattcaaacagttgatgcaaggacaataatattttccttcttcattcggtcgacctctttctgaagcaaattgcaagaactgttcgacgccatccttatattctgggctcatgcgacttgcattcatccaacttcgatccatctaagcaattccatgcatcaaaatctcacttttttatttataggtgtggccctatcccatttaggaaaactgtcttttatgttagcttcaatcATCAAggttaccattatttacaaaaatttgactaaatttcgacaggatttcgcattggtctccaagtacacgacatgacatcggtcaaatgaatttcccgataatcaagtatgcacttggagaacaacttgaaatgcattgaaccgaaatttaatcaaattaatgaaaataataataaccttcatgaatgaatctaacataaaaataccagtctccccaaactgtccaaacggacaattcaagactaaatacaatgactaatgcaaactgtctgcaagagtcattgcattcagtctcaaacgggaatctaaggttcactcagtatgaacaacagttgtttatatagcaaattacattgatcacatacaagaacatacaaaaggtaaaattcaaTTACAGGCAAATATAGACATCAACAGTTGTTTATGTATCTAATTTAAAATGCTAGGTTTGAagggtgcttatgctttattattgtcgTTGGGtatatgtttgtgtgtgtgtgtggctgtttgtggttgtgtgtgtgtgtgtgtgtggttgtttgtggttgtgtgtgtgtgtgtgtgtgtgtgtgtgtggttgtgtgtgtggttgtgtgtgtgtgtcttatTTCTGTAATTAGGATTTCTTAATTATCTGCTAATTAGGATTTCTTAattatcatttcttgtttttattagattaggatttcttaatttttctgctattttttcttgtcttatttctttatttttgttattatttagcCGCAATGCCTGGATAGGACTAGTAAGCAAGGCAAAGCAAAGAATGTGACTAACTGAGGGAGGCAGAATAGAATTGGAAAGGGGGGGGAGACAAACAACAAAACCCTTAGAGAGATGGTTGAATATTCTAAGGTGTTGATAGCTGAACAATATAGAGTAGGATCAGAAACATATTATGCACCCTGTCTTGggagttttttttatctccaaacCTACTTTGGATAATGTTTCAGCTATTAAGGCTATTCACAGAAGCTTTGAGTTGGTTTCTGGCCttagaattaattttgctaAGAGCCAATTTGGTGCAATTGGCCAATCTGAGGAGTGGTGTACTCTTGCAGCAGATATCTTGAATTGTGGTCCTCTGTAGTTCCCATTTATATACCTAGGGATGCCTATAGGTGTTAACCCTAGAAGGAAGGTGGTGTGGGAGCCTCTAATCAGAAAATTAGAGGCCAAACTGAACAAATGGAACCAGAGAAGTCTATCTATGGCTGGCagaattactttaattaatgtTGTCTTGACAGCTTTGCCTTTGTTCTATATGTCCTTTTTTAGGGCCCCTACAACAATCATTAAGAGGCTCACTGCTATTCAAAGACAATTTCTTTGGGGTGGAAacttagaaggaaaaaagataGCTTGGGTTGCTTGGAATCAAGTGTGTGCTCCTAAAGAAAAGGGAGGGTTGGGTGTCAAAGATATCAAGGCTTTTAATAGAGCTCTCCTTATCAAGTGGAAGTGGTTGATGTTTCAGCAGCAAGATCATCTATGGAGCATAATTCTTACTTCAAAATACAGGGGTTGGAGAGGTTTGGAAGAGGGACCTCCTAAGCAGATTTTTTCCTCTTGGTGGTCTGATTTAAGATCTGTTACTCAGCACAGCAGCATGGCTGCTGTCAATAAGCATTTTCGCTGGAATTTGGGCAGTGGTGATCAAATCCTTTTTTGGGAAGACTCTTGGGTGGGagaaggaattgctcttaaagatAAATACCCAGATTTATATTAGGTAACATCCCAAAAATTAAAGACAGTGGCAAGCATGGGAATCTTTGGAGAACATGGTTGGGAGTGGCAATTTTCTTGGAGAAGATGTCTTTTTGGCAGCGAACTGGGGGGTGTTTCAGCTTTTATTGACCAAACTGCAGTAATAAACACTAATGCAGCTTTAGGGAATTCTTGGGTGTGGGGAGCTGAGCCAAGTGGGATTTTTTCTACAAACTCTGCTTATAATTGTATCAAAGCTGACCAGATATCTTCCCAGCCTATTACTGGCTTTCGTCAGCTATGGGATATCAAAATCCCCCCTACAGCCCTAGCTTTTGCTTGGAGACTTCTCTGGGATAGGCTTCCATCTAAGGAAAACCTTATTAGGAGGCAGATTGTCCTTCAAAATGACCTCTGCCCCTTCTGCCAAAGTCAAGTTGAATCTGCATCCcacctttttttctcttgtcATAAAATAATGCCTTTGTGGTGGGAATTTTATTCCTGGGTCAAGGAAGTTAGAGCTCTGCACAGCAATCCTATGGAGAACTTTCTTCAGCACTGCTCCTTGGATGCCTCGAGGAACTCCAATAGAAGGAGGAAGGTCTGGTGGATAGTAGCTACAAGATCCATTTGGAACCTCAGAAAtgacatgatttttaataatcagCCTTTCGTCATTTCCAAGACTGATTTCAATTGACTGATCAATTGTTGAATTAAAATAGGAGAGTTCcctgtaaaaataatatcatcaaagtagACCAAAATATTGTGCAGTAACAATGATTgctataattattaatagtgTTTCTAATATTGTCACTTGCAGTTTATTCAGCATATTTGTGGTGCTTCTGCAGGGTTGCAGGGAAAAAGATGGCAGTGGTGGTGGTTTGCTCTTACTTACTCGATTTGGAAGCATAGGAACAACATTATTTTCTCCAATACGACATTATTTTCCCTACGCTGTATCAAATCTCTAACCAATAACAGCAACCTATCATCCTCTTGGGAAATCATAAGGAGGAACGGTGGGAATTGAACTTTAAATTGAGGGGAAACTTATTTGATAATGAAGCTACAATGGCTGCTGAATTCCTAGAGGAAACAGTAGGGCTAGCAGTACAGCAACAAAGAGCAGACTGATGGGTTTGGAAGCAAGACTCGAGTGGAATCTATTCGACCAGAACTGCATATAAGTTTCTGCTGGGGGAAATAAGGGGGGAATCAGAGGATGGGACTTTCTCGCATCTGTGGAGACTTAAAATACCACCTAAGGCAAAGGTATTTACATGGAGGCTCATCAAAGACCGTTTACCAACGAACATGAATTTAAGAGGAAGACAAGTGGAGATAGTTGATCCATTGTGCCCATTCTACAACAATTTGGATGAAGATGCAACGCACCTTTTCTTCAACTGCAGCAAGGTACTTCCCTTGTGGTGGGAGACAGTCTCATGGGTCAAATCAGTGGGTGCTTTCCCAAAAGAACCGAAAGACCACTTCATGCATCATAGTAGATCGAATGCTACACGAACAAGGCTTTTTGTATCACTAGAGGGTAGATTTTTATTGAGGCTTTAGCAGATGTATTAGCCATAATATGGTTCCTAATTAAACTATATTAGTTTTTTCTAAGGAACCATATGTATGGGATCCTATCTATGTAcaaagtacctctggtacttcatCACTATTtacataatgaaatatttatatatttttgccgataaaaaaaaaaccatgcagATGATAGCAACACACTAACAGCAGTACCAGATATCACACAGATAACAACATCAGACAATAATTCCAACCAAGAGGAAATCATGATACATATAAAGATAGTCTACCAAACAATTTATCTACCAAACAAATACAGcagtatatgtgtatataaatgCTACGACAAATGTCAAAACAGTAGTCTATCATAATACATATAAAGATAGTAGACCGTACAAACATACCTGGAGTTGCTATAATCAAAGTGCTTCCACAGCAACGCCAAttagcagtagtaaatgataaGCCTAAAAAAAAGCATACAGAAATTATCCACAGTGTATTTAAACCCTTTTAAAGCCTATTATCtacatttcaattaaaatacaaCATCCATAATCAACTTAAACcagcagaaaaagaaaatttcactGCAACAATAAACAAATTCTGGCCAATAAGGCAATTTTGCCTATCATAGTCAAAATTTTGCCCAATAATGCCATTTGGTTTAACCAATGCTCCGACTTCTTTTCAGTGTTTGATAAACCATATTTTCCAACATGCTTTATGGAAATATGTGTTAGTGttttttgatgatatattgGTATATAGTTCAACATGGCATGAACACTTATGCCATCTAGAGGTTGTATTCAAAGTattgaaagaaaatgttttgtttGCTAAGTTGTCTAAATGCTCTTTTGGTGTATTGGAGATAGAGTACTTGGGACATATAGTTTCAGGTGAAGTAGTTGCTATGGATGCTACTAAGGTGCAGGCAGTTCTAGAGTGGCCTACACCACTCAATATCAAGCAGCTAAGAGGTTTCTTAGGCCTCACTGGTTACTATCGAAGGTTTATCAAAGGATATGCAAAGCTTGCTGCACCATTGACAGATTtacttaaaaaagaagcattcaaGTGGACACCAGAGGCAGAGACAACATTTGTTCAATTGCAGAAAGTCATGACTTCAGCTCCAGTGTTAGCTCTTCCTAATTTCCAGCTGCCCTTCATTCTGGAAACTAATGCTTCCGACACTGGTATTGGAGTAGTATTACATCAGAATGGCCATCCAATAGCATTTTTTTCCAAGAAACTTGCACCTAGAGTGCAAAAGAAATCTGACTAATTTAGAGAGATGTTAGCAATTGTTGAAGCTATAGCTAAGTTCAGACACTACTTGCTGGGAcacaaatttattatcaaaactGATCAAAAAAGCTTGAGATCATTGATGGAACAACCCCTACAGACACCTGAACAACAACAGTGGTTACACAGGTTTTTGGGATATGATTGTGTGATTGAATACAAGGGCATAAAGGAGAATCTAGCTGCTGATTCTTTGTCATGAATGATGATGTTGTCTTGGTCTGAACCTCAAGCTAGTATACTGCAGAAGATTGAACAAGCCACTATAAAGAATGTTGCATTGCAGGAACTGATACAGTTGTGTAAACAACAACCAGAATCACAGACAAATTACACAATTAAGGGTAATTTGTTGTATTGGAAGAATCGGGTAGTAATTCCTGAGGAAAAAGAATTGATTCAAATGTTGCTGAAAGAATTTCATAACTCTCCCATAGGGGGCATGCTGGGATAAAAAGAACTACAACTAGAATTGCAAGCCAATTCTACTGGACATCCAGCATTCAGAACTACAGTGGAGTAAGGGAGAGGGGAACATTGATTTTAACAGGATATCCAGCATTCAGAAGAAATTAAATGAGGTGGAGGACTTAGCTTCTAATCGTATTTTGACTGATCAAGAGCTCAAAATCAGAAACTCCCTTCAGCAGGAGTTATGGAATGTATCAAATGTAGTGGAATCCCTTTTGAGACAAAAATCTAGGATATCTTGGCTGAAGGAGGGGGACTGCAATTCTGGGTATTTCCacagaattataaattttaggagAGCTTTCAATGCTATTCCAGGTATCTCTATTGATGGGGTTTGGGTCCAGCAACCCAATACAGTCAAGAATGCAGCTGTTAATTATTTCCAGACCAGATTTTCTGAATAGGATTATTCTAGGCCTTTTTTGGATGGGGTTCCTTTTAAAGCTATTTCTCAAAGGCAAAGAGAGCAGATGACTGCCCCCTTCTCTGACCTTGAGCTCAAAGAAGCTGTGTGGAATTGTGGAGGTGACAAATGCCCAGGGCCAGATGGCCTTAACTTCAACTTTATCAAAAAATTTGGGGATATCATGAGACCAGAGTTTAGAAGGTTTGTAGATGAGTTCTATGCCCATGGCAGCTTTCCTAGAGGAAGTAATGCTTCCTTTGTGGCATTGATTCCTAAACTGAACCATCCTCAGTCATTCAATGATTATAGGCCTATATCCTTGATAAGCTgtatgtataaagttattgcCAAGTTGCTGTCTAATAGATTGAGGTCTGTTATGGATGGGCTAATTGATGAAAGGCAGTCAGCCTTCATTAAAGGTAGACATATCCTCCATGGTATTGTGATTCTCAATGAGGTGGTTGAGGAAGCAAGGAGAAGCAAGAAACCAGTGATGATCTTCAAGGTGGATTTTGAAAAGGCCTACGATTCAGTGTCTTGGTCTTTCCTGGACTATATGCTGTTTAGATTGGGGTTCTGCCCAAAATGGAGGTCTTCGATATCAGCATGCCTCCATTCAGCTTCTATTTGTGTTTTGATTAATGGTATCCCCAAGGAATTTACACCTACAAGGGGTTTGAGACAAGGGGATCCCCTAGCTCCCTTGCTTTTCAATATTGTAGGAGAAGGCATTACTGGTATGATGAGACAAGCAGTCCACAAAAACCTCTTTAGAAGCTTCTTGGTTGGTAAGAATAGGGAGCCTATCAACATCTTACAGTATGCTGATGATACTGTTTTTTTTGGAGAGGCTGTGTGGGACAACATTCATGCTATTAAGGCCATCTTAAGAGGATTTGAATTAGCTTCTGGTTTGAAGATTAATTTTGCCAAAAGCCAATTTGGGGTTATTGGTGATGGTGTTAATTGGGCCAGGGAAGCAGCTAATAACCTGAACTGTCGGTAGCTGGAATGTCCTTTCCTTTACTTAGGCATACCTATTAGGGCTAATCCCTCTAGCCAGCTGGTGTGGGAGCCTATCATCACTAAATTCAAGTCAAAATTAGCCAAATGGGCTCAGAAAAATATATCCATGGCTGAGAAGGTTACTCTAATAAATTATGTCCTCAATGCCCTCCCAATTTACCTCCTCTCATTCTTTAAGATACCTCAAAAGGTTGTCAAAAAGCTGATATCCCTTCAAAGGAATTTTCTGTGGGGTGGAGATATTgatcaaaaaaaaattccttgggTGAAATGGACTGATCTTTGTTTGCCTAAGGGTGATGGGGGGCTGGGGATAAAAGATATCTCCAAATTCAACTCAGCTTTGATGGGAAGATGGTTATGGGCTTTTGCATCTAATCAGCAACAGCTATGGGCTAGGGTTATAACCTCTAAATATGTGGTTGGTCAGATCTTCAAAATGCTAGAGACAAAAGGGGCTATTCCCATTGGTGGAGAGACATTAGAAACTTGTACCATCAGCTAGACTGCagtatttttaaagataacttgtcTTGGAAGGTTGGGTGTGGGGAAAATATCAAGTTCTGGACTGATAATTGGCTAGGGGAACAATACTCCCTGCAGCAGAAGTACTATCAGCTATTCCTCATAAGTAGACAGCAAAGGGATCTCATCtctcaagaagaagaaaattttctatGTACACTTGTTGACTCCAAGAAAAACCTCATGCCCAACAGGAAGGATCTCAtacaaagtgaacaaagagggacttaagaaaaaaaaatacaacttttttttaacttggtagatcttttttgttgtgtttcatGAATCATTGTACTCATGCCAGCATATGAGCATAATGACACAGTGCCTCATGATGTAGAAACGAGCCCTTTGCTCTTTGACCAGCCTAGCACACTTTCTAGCAAAAGCACACTTCCTCtgagtggaagaagaagaagaattcttcatgatagaggaagaagaagttTGTTGACATACATTCAAAAAGGTCACAAAGCTGGAATCAGATTTAAATAAACTGGAGGAGAACTCAATGCATAGACAGTTAACAGAGCAAGAAAAATTGGAGAGGAAGCAGTTGCATGATTCTCTTTGGGTTGCTGCCCAAGCCCATCAATCCTTACTTAGGCAGAAATCCAGATGAAGATGGTTAAAAGAAGGCGATTGTAACACAGATTTTTTCCACCTATTGATGAATGCTAACCGAAATAGAAATTCTATCAGGGATGTATTCATTGATGGTTCATGGACTGACGACCCACACAAGGTGAAGGAAGAGGTGAAATCCTTTTTCTTCCATAGGTTCCAAGAACTAATTGGTCAGCGACCCAAGATTGATGGAATCAGGTTTCAAACTGTTAATCTACAGCAGAATAACGAGCTTCTGGCACCTTTCATGGACGAAGAAATTCAGAAGGCAATTTTTAAAGCTGCAGCGAAGTTTTTTATGAAGGAAGGCAATTCACAAAAGGATTGCATGGATTTAATGGAAATCAGTATGCTTACCAAAAGAAAAGGATGGCTTGGGCATCAAGGATATTGAAACATTCAACCTCGCACTACTTGGAAAATGGAAGTGGCAATTAATGCAAGAAAATGGTGAGCTGTGGACCAGAGTTCTAAAATCGAAATATGGTGGATGGAGGAACCTTGAAGAAACAGGAAACTCAGCAAAGCAATTTGTTTAGTGGAGGGATCTAAAACACGCTTTTAATCAATCACAATAGGGAATggttattcaaaataacatgAGGTGGAAGGTGGGAGATGGAGAGAAAATTAGATTCTGGAAACACAAGTGGATTAATCAACAGGAATCACTAGCAGAAAGGTACCCCAGGCTATTTATCATATCCTCACAGCAGAATCACAACATTAGGTTTTAGGTTTTAAGATGACATATAGAGTTTTAGGCTTATCAAAGAATTTCCCATAACAAATCCAGCACTATATCCCCACAATGCAAATATTACAAGAGCAAGCAATCAATATACTTTGGCATCTCACACCCATACTCCATTTCaagcattatatttttttcatatttagacATAACTTGACAACAGAGACATACCTTTGATGGCTTCCCTGGGAGGCTTAAAGCCAACCACAATGGACTTCCAAAATCGCTTCCCCCCTTTTCCTTTCGTAGTTTTCTTCGACCTGCGAAAGTGAAAAAATGCTAAAACGaggaacgcctaatgttaaaacgtAAGGACGTACCTCAATCGATATGTGGCAGACACGAACTCCACAAAGACCAACTCCACAATatggttgcagtcacggaagAGCAGCCCAGTTTGTGACAAAGACGAACTTAGGGCAGAAGGAGAAATAAGAAGAACGCCCTGGGAGTCTTAAGGCGAACCACAATGTACTTCCAAAATCGATTCCCACCCTTTCCGGAACTCTTTCCTTTCCTAGATTTCTTCGACCTGTGAAAGCGAGCAAATGTTAAAACGaggaacgcctaatgttaaaacgaaaggacgtacctcaatcGATAAGTGACAGAGACGAACTTCACACACACGaactccacaatgtggttgcagtcacagAAGTGCAGGCCAGTTTGCGACAAAGACGAACTTAgggcagaaggagaaagaagaagaacgataagGTTCGAGCGCGCGGGTTCTGCAGAAtcagatttttaatatataatgacaacaacatcggttttttaaaaataaccgatgttaaaaacaactaggtaacatcggttttaagaaaaccgatgttaaaatcaactccataacatcggtttttaccaaaccgatgttaacaacgacacaccaacatcggtttttccaaaaccgatgttaactactccatagtaacatcggttatttaaataaccgatgttaatatatagtacttaacattggtttttctgaAACCGATATTAACTGTGtctaattatttacaaaaatgccaccgcgcttttgttaacatcagttttgtgaataaccgatgttaaccgtgcgatgttaaatctaaaaattgtaGTAGTGAATATCGCAAAACACGATTGTGCTGcgttttaaaggaaaaaagaaggaaaaatcaaGTAGTTCTTTTGGGGGACCAAAATAAGAAGCTAGGGCACAATAGAAGAGAGAAAACCCATTCACTTGGGGACCCCttcctccattttcttccaCATCTCTTGCTTTCCTTTTGTATTAGTAAGCCTCTCATgataatgagaggctaaaccaccCATTGTTGGGAGCTCAACTACCaaacactcttgatgtaatgattctaactatttaatgttattttgatattattgtctCCTTTCTATGCTTAATATCATGTTTATGGCTTGATCATCCATGCTCATATAGTGTTATAGGGTTtatgcattggaaaatgtttatCCTCTAAGAACTTGAAAAGGACATCTAGGTAATCCATGTCTAGGGATAGAATGGTATTTTTAGCCttatttatgcatttttattcttaaatcaaattatttgatataGCTTTTACAGGATTAGGGGTGAAATTAGATAATTTAGGCTCTTTCACATGAGGAATCATAGTTAAGGTATGTTAGTGGATGAAGGtaataatcaaaataacattaattagtgAAAACACTTAATGTTCCATCAAAAGTGGTTGACCCATCACCTGTAACAAAATATTGATTTCTCACACATAATAGACATCAATGCTCAAGTAGTCAACCATATTAGACATATTAAAAGcgtatatttcaataaattacgaattaaataaaaaaaatattttacaagaacaaaattaaaaatggttGACCCATCAATGAATGGATATTCCTTGTTAATGAAATCTGAATTTGGCCAGGCGATGTTAGTACCTATTTCAACTATACGAAAGAATGGTTGACCCATCACCTGTAACAAAATATTGATTTCTCACACATATTAGACATCAATGCTCAAGTAGTCAACCATATATTAATATCACTATCAACTTCCAGACGGaaagaaaacttaaattttttgtccttaagcatatagttatttttaagtttaatcaCTACAAGAAAAAGTTAGAGCAGATTTGGTTCCgtctttgttttctctttcttttttttttttttgcaaatttggTCTCCTGTTACTTTAATTgtgtattatatttaatattcaacTGAAATACTAATGTGGGAGTACAATAGAGTGACACATCAGCATGAATATATTGACATGGTAGACCAAAATTGCACAATTATAATAATGTAAGATCAAGTTCCGTTAAGCAGTGACAAGATAAAGGAGATTATTGACATGTAACACGGTCTCATTATATCAGgtcattattttgaattatatattcAATCTTTACCATCGAATAGTAAACACCCTTCAAAAAAAATATCCGTTACGCAGTGACATGATAAACAGATTATTGACAAGTAACACAGTCTCGTTATATCAAGTCATTATTCAAGAACAGAAATATAATGATACGGATTAAAAGCGTATATTTCtgtaaattacaaattaaatacaaaaatattttacaagaacaaaattaaaaatgagtaaCTTAATTATGTTTCAGTGAAAGAAGGATCGAACCTGATATGCTCCAATCATGTGGATTACGATGAATCCGTTCCCCAGTGCAACCAACCAGAAGGGTTCGGTAAATCCAGTCAAGATGTTCCCAGGTGTGTTATCACCAAAAGCAGCATAGCCAAGGCCACTGCATAGCAAGAACAATATTGCCATTGCTGTGACCCCTAGCACGTTAGcccttttcatttgtttattttctgaTGGATGGGACTTTAATGTGTCCTAAACAAAGCAGGGAATAATCAGATTCAGTGTCATAATTCCAATTTGCTAGAGATGCTTGCATCTCTTTATTTGCTAAGcttttattaatgaaatatgatatatatacaacaattcaaatagaaatttatataataaaatttttgtatttttctttcatcgttataacaataaataatgtacaagaaaaaaatagacacaAAAATTACAGTATAAACTGTtgtataaataacatttttctttattagtttGCTAAATTAGTGGAAAATAAGTGAACTGTGTTTTACCATTATATCATAAATAACAGTAGCGTAAGTGCATGCAAGAGCTATGTTTCCCAATCCAATGAAAACCCTCAGAAGTTTATCCTCTGCAGGTAGTTTGGTTTCGGTCATGCTGGTTGTTGCTCCTTTTCCTGTACATATATTGCCAAAATGGCGATGTAAatacaagtgttttttttatgttacaaAACATCTTTcatgaagcaaaaaaaaaaaaatactaacaatcTCTCctaacaatactaacaattaacatttgcttataaaaaaaagcaaaaacaacaAGTTTGATGTGATAACCAAATTCTAAAAATTGACAATTTAGAAGGGATTCCTAGAATCATAACTGTCTATTTTATAATGACAACTTGATCCATTTGAATTTTAGATTT
The genomic region above belongs to Glycine max cultivar Williams 82 chromosome 14, Glycine_max_v4.0, whole genome shotgun sequence and contains:
- the LOC100791875 gene encoding amino acid permease 8, with the protein product MTETKLPAEDKLLRVFIGLGNIALACTYATVIYDIMDTLKSHPSENKQMKRANVLGVTAMAILFLLCSGLGYAAFGDNTPGNILTGFTEPFWLVALGNGFIVIHMIGAYQVMGQPFFRIVEIGTNIAWPNSDFINKEYPFIDGSKKTTKGKGGKRFWKSIVVGFKPPREAIKESNFLSISHLPPHVILNNHSLL